In a genomic window of Muntiacus reevesi chromosome 1, mMunRee1.1, whole genome shotgun sequence:
- the LOC136155932 gene encoding olfactory receptor-like protein OLF4 yields the protein MAIRNLTGVSQFLLLGFSEELKLQPFIFGLFFSMYLITVFGNLLIILAISSEAHLHTPMYFFLSNLSFVDICFTSTTIPKMLWNIQTQSKVIAYEGCITQVYFFMLFAGLDILLLTVMAYDRFMAICHPLHYTFIMNPQLCELLVLVSWVISVLHSLLQSLSLLRLTFCTFLEIPHFSCELNQMIQLASSDTFLNNVVMYSGAVLLAGGSLTCILYSYSRIVSSIGRISSSQGKYKAFSTCASHLSVVSLSYCTGLGVYLSSVGSHSIHSSATASVMYTVVTPMLNPFIYSLRNKDLQKGLKKFFGNIIIKGPIGIGLKK from the coding sequence ATGGCGATAAGAAACCTAACAGGAGTTTCacaatttcttcttctgggattctcaGAGGAATTAAAATTGCAACCGTTCATATTTGGTCTTTTCTTCTCTATGTACCTGATCACTGTATTTGGAAACTTACTCATCATACTGGCCATCAGCTCAGAagcccacctccacacccccatgtatttcttcctctccaacctgtcctttgtggACATTtgtttcacctccaccaccatcccaaagatgctgtggaaTATCCAGACACAGAGCAAAGTCATAGCATATGAAGGCTGCATCACCCAGGTGTATTTTTTCATGCTCTTTGCAGGACTGGACATCTTGCTACTaacagtgatggcctatgaccgcttcatggccatctgccaccccctgcACTACACGTTCATCATGAACCCCCAGCTCTGTGAACTGTTGGTGCTGGTGTCCTGGGTCATCAGCGTCCTGCATTCCCTGTTACAAAGCTTAAGTTTGTTGAGACTGACATTCTGTACATTCTTAGAAATCCCTCACTTTTCCTGTGAACTCAATCAGATGATTCAACTTGCCAGTTCGGACACCTTTCTCAATAATGTGGTGATGTATTCTGGAGCTGTGTTGCTGGCCGGGGGTTCCCTCACATGTATTCTTTACTCTTACTCTAGGATAGTTTCTTCCATAGGCAGAATCTCATCATCTCAGGGGaagtataaagcattttccacctgtgcatctcacctctctgttgtctccttatCTTATTGTACGGGTTTAGGAGTATACCTCAGCTCTGTTGGTAGCCACAGCATCCACTCAAGTGCCACAGCCTcggtgatgtacactgtggtcacacccatgctgaaccccttcatctataGTCTGAGAAATAAAGACTTACAGAAGGGTCTGAAAAAATTCTTTGGAAACATAATCATAAAAGGTCCTATTGGCATAGGTCTTAAGAAGtaa
- the LOC136155941 gene encoding olfactory receptor-like protein OLF4, with translation MVSRNLTHVSEFLLLGFSEEPELQPLIFGPFLSMYLITVFGNVLIILAVSSDPHLHTPMYFFLANLSFVDICITSTIIPKMLWNIQIQSQVISHEGCMIQTYFFILFAGLDDFLLTVMAYDRFVAICHPLHYTIIMNPHRCGILLLVSWIISVLHSLLETLMVLTLSFCGEVKISHYFCELKQLIQLACSCNFLNELVMNFGAGILGGVPLAGILYTYCKIASSICRISSAQGKCKAFSTCASHLSVVSLFYCTCLGVYLSSAAPHSSHSSATASVMYTVVTPMLNPFIYSLRNKDIKRALRAFFQISAIKKGNSPGLKKGPRIINC, from the coding sequence ATGGTATCAAGGAACCTAacacatgtttcagaatttcttcttcttggattttCAGAGGAACCAGAACTGCAGCCCCTCATATTTGGACCTTTCCTCTCCATGTACCTGATCACTGTGTTTGGAAACGTGCTCATCATCCTGGCCGTCAGCTCagacccccacctccacacccccatgtacttcttcctcgccaacctgtcctttgtagacatctgtaTCACCTCCACCATcatcccaaagatgctgtggaacATCCAGATACAGAGCCAAGTTATATCCCATGAAGGTTGCATGATTCAGACGtattttttcatactgtttgCAGGGTTGGATGACTTCCTCCtaactgtgatggcctatgaccgctttgtggccatctgtcacccccttcacTACACGATCATCATGAACCCACACCGCTGTGGAATTCTGCTTTTGGTTAGTTGGATCATCAGTGTCCTACATTCCTTGTTAGAAACCTTAATGGTATTGACATTGTCCTTCTGCGGAGAGGTGAAAATCTCTCACTATTTCTGTGAACTCAAACAGTTGATTCAGCTTGCGTGTTCCTGCAACTTTCTTAATGAACTGGTGATGAATTTTGGAGCTGGGATCCTGGGTGGTGTTCCCCTTGCAGGTATCCTTTACACTTACTGTAAGATAGCTTCCTCAATATGTAGAATCTCATCAGCTCAGGGGAAGTGTAAAGCATTCTCCACCTGTGCATCACACCTCTCAGTCGTCTCCTTATTTTACTGTACATGCTTAGGCGTGTACCTTAGCTCTGCTGCTCCCCACAGCTCACACTCAAGTGCAACAGCCTCAGTGATGTACACcgtggtcacacccatgctgaaccccttcatctacagtctgaggaacaaggACATTAAGAGAGCTCTGAGAGCGTTCTTTCAAATATCAGCTATAAAAAAAGGTAATTCACCTGGGCTGAAGAAAGGCCCCAGAATCATAAATTGCTAA